One window of Jannaschia sp. CCS1 genomic DNA carries:
- a CDS encoding DUF1801 domain-containing protein has product MAQPENKTQATEADVTAFLEAVDHPTRRADGLALDAVFRRVSGFAPRMWGPSLVGYGRYDYTYKSGRSGSFLATGFSPRKANLSIHIMPGYADYGEMLERLGKHKKAVSCLYVNKLADIDVSVLEDIIRAGLRDLDAIWPVQPE; this is encoded by the coding sequence ATGGCCCAACCCGAAAACAAGACCCAAGCCACCGAGGCGGATGTGACCGCCTTTCTGGAGGCGGTGGACCACCCCACTCGCCGCGCGGACGGTTTGGCGCTGGATGCCGTGTTTCGAAGGGTCAGCGGCTTTGCCCCCCGCATGTGGGGTCCGTCGCTCGTGGGTTACGGGCGATATGATTACACGTACAAGTCGGGTCGGTCGGGATCGTTTCTTGCGACGGGTTTCAGCCCCCGCAAGGCGAACCTGTCGATCCACATCATGCCCGGATATGCGGATTACGGTGAGATGCTGGAGCGGTTGGGCAAACACAAAAAGGCGGTGTCTTGCCTGTACGTGAACAAGTTGGCCGATATTGATGTGAGTGTATTGGAAGACATCATCCGCGCGGGCCTACGGGATCTGGATGCGATCTGGCCGGTACAGCCGGAGTGA
- a CDS encoding Tsi3 family protein: MVSSFLSRRALIIGGLALATPAHAEGPVTFASGLLVDIPRGFAAQIDGDLLRVSQTEAVRAPLSATLRVDPHFSLHRTWVANRVADIRFTVRDTGGAGSGGPVHELRARRQLDDGTLLALIAYRQAEGAPDFEIALDLLSSVRRLPE, encoded by the coding sequence ATGGTGTCGAGTTTTCTGTCCCGCCGCGCGCTGATTATCGGCGGGCTTGCGTTGGCCACGCCCGCTCATGCTGAGGGGCCTGTGACGTTTGCCAGCGGGCTATTGGTCGATATTCCGCGGGGGTTCGCCGCGCAGATTGATGGAGATCTCCTGCGCGTTTCCCAAACGGAGGCGGTGCGTGCACCCTTGTCCGCAACCCTCCGCGTTGATCCGCACTTTTCCCTGCACCGGACATGGGTTGCCAACAGGGTTGCGGACATCCGCTTCACCGTCCGCGACACCGGTGGCGCAGGGTCGGGCGGACCTGTTCATGAGCTTCGTGCCAGACGGCAACTTGACGACGGTACGCTCCTTGCATTGATCGCTTACCGGCAGGCCGAAGGGGCACCAGATTTTGAGATTGCGCTTGATCTGCTATCATCGGTGCGTCGTTTGCCCGAATGA
- the rodA gene encoding rod shape-determining protein RodA, producing the protein MSFLEYNVKSTPTGWRKFLHLNWALAMLLAAVACVGFLMLYSVAGGSFDPWAEQQMQRFVVGFVAMLIIAMVPIWFWRNMSVLAYIVGIVLLVWVEFFGVTRGGAQRWIDLGFMGLQPSELAKITVVMMLAAYYDWLDLGKVSHPLFVAIPLVLIGLPVGLTFIQPDLGTSLLILMGGGAVMFLAGVHWLYFVTVIAMGIGAISAVFASRGTGWQLLADYQYGRIDTFLDPSSDPLGDGYHITQSQIALGSGGWTGRGFMQGTQIQGDFLPESHTDFIFPTLAEEFGFVGGASLLLLYVLILVFCIATAMLSRDRYASLMVMGVAVTFFLYFALNMAMVMGLAPVVGVPLPLVSYGGSAMLVLLAAFGLVQSAHVHRAR; encoded by the coding sequence ATGAGTTTTCTGGAATACAACGTCAAGTCCACACCGACCGGATGGCGCAAGTTTTTGCACCTGAACTGGGCGCTTGCGATGTTGCTGGCCGCCGTGGCCTGCGTGGGCTTCCTGATGCTGTATTCCGTCGCCGGAGGATCGTTCGACCCCTGGGCGGAGCAGCAGATGCAGCGCTTCGTGGTGGGTTTCGTCGCCATGCTGATCATCGCAATGGTGCCGATCTGGTTCTGGCGCAACATGTCGGTGCTGGCCTACATCGTGGGGATCGTGCTGCTGGTCTGGGTGGAGTTCTTCGGCGTCACGCGCGGTGGCGCACAGCGCTGGATTGATCTTGGGTTCATGGGTCTTCAACCCTCGGAACTGGCCAAGATCACCGTCGTCATGATGCTGGCGGCCTATTACGACTGGCTTGATCTTGGGAAGGTCTCGCACCCGCTATTCGTGGCCATTCCGCTTGTGCTGATTGGCCTGCCCGTGGGGCTGACATTCATTCAGCCCGATCTGGGAACGTCGTTGCTGATCCTGATGGGGGGCGGTGCGGTCATGTTCCTGGCAGGCGTGCATTGGCTGTATTTCGTGACCGTCATTGCCATGGGCATCGGTGCCATAAGCGCAGTCTTTGCCAGCCGCGGCACCGGGTGGCAGCTGCTGGCGGACTACCAATATGGGCGGATTGATACCTTCCTTGATCCCTCCTCGGATCCGCTTGGCGACGGCTACCACATTACCCAAAGCCAGATCGCCCTCGGCTCCGGCGGTTGGACGGGACGCGGCTTCATGCAGGGCACCCAGATCCAGGGGGATTTCCTGCCCGAGAGCCATACGGACTTCATCTTCCCCACCCTGGCCGAGGAATTCGGCTTTGTTGGCGGCGCATCGCTGCTGCTGCTGTATGTGTTGATCCTGGTTTTCTGCATCGCCACGGCCATGCTGTCGCGCGACCGCTATGCCTCGCTGATGGTTATGGGCGTCGCGGTCACCTTCTTTCTCTACTTCGCGCTGAATATGGCGATGGTCATGGGCCTCGCGCCGGTGGTGGGCGTACCCCTGCCGCTGGTCAGCTATGGCGGGTCGGCCATGTTGGTGCTGTTGGCCGCATTCGGTCTTGTCCAATCGGCGCATGTTCATCGGGCCCGGTAG
- a CDS encoding cryptochrome/photolyase family protein yields the protein MKPRVVLILGDQLCRDGAALREADRDRDVVLMAEVAEEAGYVPHHPKKIAFLFAAMRKFAAALRDDGWQVRYTKLDDAENAGSIPGEILRACEATGAAEVLATEPGEFRLIAALEDMPIPVHQFPDDRFLCSHAEFAAWAEGRKELRMEWFYREMRRKTGLLMDGDKPEGGKWNYDHDNREPPPGSVDAAPMHFTPDDVTEEVLTLVASRFHNNFGTLTPFWFATDTGQARRALAHWVKTALPRFGDFQDAMMQGERFLYHSIISMYLNAGLLGWREICDAAEQAYRDGDAPLNAVEGFIRQIIGWREYMRGIYFLEGPDYTSRNTLKHTRDLPGFYWSGETDMLCLSEAITQTREEAYAHHIQRLMVTGNFALLAGVDPHQVHEWYLAVYADAYEWVEAPNVIGMSQFADGGVVGSKPYVSGGNYINKMSDYCKSCAYSVKEKTGEGACPFNALYWHFLMRHEDRFAKNPRMAQMYRTFARMDDSKQADTLASADAFLAKLDRGAKV from the coding sequence GTGAAGCCGCGCGTTGTCCTCATCCTTGGTGACCAACTCTGCCGCGATGGTGCTGCCCTGCGTGAAGCCGACCGTGATCGTGACGTCGTTCTGATGGCCGAGGTTGCGGAGGAGGCCGGTTATGTCCCGCACCACCCCAAGAAAATCGCCTTCCTGTTCGCCGCCATGCGCAAATTCGCCGCCGCGTTGCGCGATGACGGCTGGCAAGTGCGCTACACCAAGCTGGACGACGCCGAGAATGCCGGCTCCATCCCCGGCGAAATCCTTCGGGCCTGTGAGGCCACCGGTGCGGCCGAGGTTCTGGCCACCGAGCCCGGCGAATTCCGCCTGATCGCGGCGCTGGAAGACATGCCGATCCCTGTCCACCAATTCCCCGATGACCGATTTTTGTGCTCCCACGCCGAATTTGCGGCCTGGGCAGAAGGCCGCAAGGAATTGCGGATGGAGTGGTTCTACCGCGAGATGCGCCGCAAAACGGGCCTTCTGATGGACGGGGACAAGCCCGAAGGCGGCAAGTGGAACTATGACCACGACAACCGCGAACCGCCCCCCGGGTCCGTCGATGCCGCGCCAATGCACTTCACACCGGATGACGTGACCGAAGAGGTCCTGACCCTGGTGGCATCCCGCTTCCATAACAACTTCGGGACGCTTACGCCGTTCTGGTTTGCCACCGACACGGGCCAGGCCCGCCGTGCGTTGGCCCATTGGGTCAAGACGGCGTTGCCCCGGTTCGGCGATTTTCAGGATGCGATGATGCAGGGGGAACGGTTCCTCTATCACTCTATCATCTCTATGTATCTGAACGCGGGCCTTCTGGGCTGGCGTGAGATCTGCGACGCGGCTGAGCAGGCCTACCGCGACGGTGACGCGCCGCTGAATGCCGTCGAGGGCTTCATCCGCCAGATCATCGGTTGGCGCGAATATATGCGTGGTATCTATTTCCTTGAGGGCCCGGACTACACGTCCCGCAACACGCTTAAACATACCCGGGATCTGCCCGGCTTCTACTGGTCGGGTGAGACCGACATGTTGTGCCTGTCGGAGGCCATCACCCAGACGCGCGAGGAGGCCTATGCCCACCACATCCAGCGCCTGATGGTCACGGGCAATTTCGCGCTTCTGGCAGGCGTCGATCCTCATCAGGTTCACGAATGGTATCTGGCCGTCTACGCGGACGCTTACGAATGGGTGGAGGCCCCCAATGTGATCGGCATGAGCCAGTTTGCCGACGGTGGCGTGGTCGGGTCCAAACCCTACGTGTCGGGCGGCAACTACATCAACAAGATGTCGGATTACTGCAAATCCTGCGCCTATTCGGTGAAGGAAAAAACGGGGGAGGGCGCGTGCCCGTTCAATGCGCTCTACTGGCATTTCCTGATGCGCCACGAGGACCGCTTCGCCAAGAACCCCCGCATGGCGCAGATGTACCGCACCTTCGCGCGGATGGATGACAGCAAACAGGCCGATACACTGGCGAGTGCCGATGCGTTTCTGGCGAAATTGGATCGGGGCGCGAAGGTCTGA
- a CDS encoding SDR family NAD(P)-dependent oxidoreductase, whose translation MINALVIGASGGIGDAMVSEMRGRGGNVTALSRSADGLDVTDADSVDRILGGLEQTFQTVFVATGILAPDNGAPEKQLSAIDPYAMAEVFAVNTMGTANILRHLPRLLPKTGRSVTAVLTARVGSIADNRIGGWHSYRASKAAANMLIRGAAIELARTHKNALVTAMHPGTVATPFTADYAGGHKTVPADETAAMLCDVMERLETTGTFVDYSGATVPW comes from the coding sequence ATGATAAATGCACTTGTGATAGGCGCGTCGGGCGGAATCGGTGACGCAATGGTTTCAGAGATGCGCGGGCGGGGCGGCAACGTCACCGCTTTGTCGCGCAGCGCCGATGGGTTGGACGTGACCGATGCCGACAGCGTGGATCGCATTCTGGGCGGGTTGGAGCAGACATTCCAGACCGTCTTCGTGGCCACGGGTATTTTGGCGCCAGACAACGGCGCGCCCGAGAAGCAGCTATCGGCGATTGACCCCTATGCCATGGCCGAGGTCTTTGCAGTGAACACCATGGGCACAGCCAACATTTTGCGCCACCTGCCGCGCCTTCTGCCCAAGACAGGTCGGTCGGTCACCGCTGTGCTGACGGCTCGCGTGGGCTCCATCGCGGACAACAGGATCGGCGGCTGGCACAGCTACCGGGCCTCCAAGGCGGCGGCTAACATGCTGATCCGCGGCGCTGCGATTGAGCTTGCCCGCACCCACAAGAACGCCCTTGTCACCGCGATGCATCCCGGCACTGTGGCCACGCCGTTCACCGCAGATTACGCGGGCGGCCATAAAACTGTCCCTGCCGATGAGACGGCGGCAATGCTCTGCGATGTGATGGAGCGGTTGGAGACGACGGGCACCTTTGTCGACTACTCCGGCGCGACGGTGCCTTGGTGA
- a CDS encoding 2-hydroxyacid dehydrogenase: MTAPTILFAAKPERWITYEPHLRHALNAVGISDAGLTVQTDPADVDYIVYAPNSDVQDFTPFTRLKAVLNLWAGVEDVTGNATLKAPLARMVDHGLTEGMVEWCVGHTLRHHLGMDTHILGQDGVWRAESIPPLARNRPVTILGLGALGKAVATALTALGFPVTGWSRSAKEIAGMRCLHGDTGLSDALSTAQIVILLLPDTPATENILNAATLDALPTGAVIINPGRGPLINDGALLAALDSGQIAHATLDVFRQEPLPVDHPYWAHPNVTVTPHIASETRPDTASEVIAENIRRGEAGEPFLHLVDRALGY, translated from the coding sequence ATGACAGCCCCCACGATCCTATTCGCTGCCAAGCCCGAGCGGTGGATTACGTATGAGCCGCACCTGCGCCACGCGCTGAATGCCGTCGGCATTAGCGACGCGGGTCTGACGGTGCAGACCGACCCGGCAGATGTGGATTACATCGTCTACGCGCCCAATTCCGACGTGCAGGACTTCACGCCCTTCACGCGCCTCAAGGCGGTGCTGAACCTCTGGGCCGGTGTGGAGGATGTGACAGGCAACGCGACCCTCAAAGCGCCTCTCGCCCGTATGGTCGATCATGGCCTGACCGAAGGCATGGTGGAATGGTGCGTGGGCCATACCCTGCGCCACCACCTTGGTATGGATACCCACATCCTCGGGCAGGACGGTGTCTGGCGCGCGGAGTCCATCCCGCCCTTGGCGCGTAACAGGCCCGTGACAATCCTGGGCCTTGGAGCATTGGGAAAGGCCGTGGCGACGGCGCTGACAGCGCTTGGGTTTCCGGTCACGGGCTGGTCCCGCTCGGCCAAGGAGATCGCAGGTATGCGTTGTCTGCACGGCGACACCGGCCTGTCTGATGCGCTATCGACGGCGCAGATCGTGATCCTGCTGCTGCCCGACACGCCCGCGACCGAGAACATCTTGAACGCCGCAACCCTGGACGCTTTGCCTACAGGGGCCGTGATCATCAACCCGGGCCGTGGGCCCTTGATCAACGATGGCGCGCTTCTTGCAGCGCTTGATTCCGGCCAGATTGCTCACGCCACTCTAGATGTCTTTCGCCAGGAACCGCTGCCAGTGGATCACCCGTACTGGGCGCACCCAAATGTCACCGTCACCCCCCACATCGCATCGGAGACGCGGCCGGATACGGCCTCCGAGGTCATCGCCGAGAACATCCGACGCGGTGAGGCCGGAGAGCCCTTTCTCCACCTCGTCGACCGGGCATTGGGTTACTGA
- a CDS encoding rod shape-determining protein — translation MAGFFSNLFSSDMAIDLGTANTLVYVRGRGVILNEPSVVAYQVKDGVKKALAFGEDAKLMLGRTPGSIQAIRPMRDGVIADFDVAEEMIKHFISKVHKRTTFTKPKIIVCVPHGATPVEKRAIRQSVLGAGARKAGLIAEPIAAAIGAGMPITDPTGSMVVDIGGGTTEVAVLSLADIVYARSVRVGGDRMDDAIISYLRRQHNLLIGEATAERIKTSIGTARMPDDGRGASMRIRGRDLLNGVPKETEISQAQVAEALAEPVQQICEAVMGALEATPPDLAADIVDRGVMLTGGGALLGELDLALREQTGLAISVADESLNCVALGTGKALEYENLLRHAIDYDS, via the coding sequence ATGGCTGGCTTTTTCAGCAACCTGTTTTCCTCTGACATGGCGATCGACCTCGGGACCGCGAACACGCTGGTCTATGTGCGCGGTCGCGGCGTGATCCTGAACGAGCCGTCGGTTGTGGCTTACCAAGTCAAGGACGGCGTGAAGAAAGCGTTGGCCTTTGGAGAAGACGCCAAGCTAATGCTGGGACGTACACCTGGTAGTATTCAGGCAATCCGGCCCATGCGGGACGGGGTGATTGCGGACTTTGACGTGGCCGAGGAGATGATTAAGCACTTCATCTCCAAGGTGCACAAACGCACGACATTCACCAAGCCGAAAATCATCGTCTGTGTACCTCACGGCGCGACACCCGTTGAAAAGCGCGCGATCCGGCAATCGGTTCTGGGCGCGGGGGCGCGCAAGGCGGGCCTGATCGCCGAGCCTATCGCCGCAGCCATCGGGGCGGGCATGCCGATCACCGACCCAACCGGCTCTATGGTTGTGGATATCGGCGGCGGAACCACCGAGGTGGCGGTTCTGTCCCTGGCCGATATCGTCTACGCCCGCTCCGTCCGCGTCGGTGGTGACCGGATGGACGACGCGATCATCTCATATCTACGCCGCCAGCATAACCTTTTGATCGGGGAAGCTACAGCGGAGCGGATCAAGACCTCGATCGGGACCGCGCGGATGCCCGATGACGGACGCGGCGCGTCGATGCGCATCCGCGGGCGCGACCTTCTGAATGGTGTGCCGAAAGAAACGGAGATTTCGCAGGCCCAGGTGGCCGAGGCCCTGGCCGAGCCGGTGCAGCAGATTTGCGAAGCCGTGATGGGCGCGCTGGAGGCCACCCCGCCAGATCTGGCAGCGGATATCGTGGACCGGGGTGTGATGCTCACGGGTGGTGGCGCGCTTCTGGGGGAGCTGGATCTGGCCCTGCGCGAACAGACGGGTCTGGCGATTTCCGTGGCCGATGAAAGCCTCAACTGCGTGGCCTTAGGCACCGGCAAGGCATTGGAGTATGAGAATCTCCTGCGCCATGCGATAGATTACGACAGCTAA
- the mrdA gene encoding penicillin-binding protein 2, giving the protein MKRTAKEIEDSTRQIGRRSLIVGGLFGGTAAVLAGRMRYLQVERADDFRLLAEDNRISIRLLPPERGLIFDRTGVLLAGNEPVYRITFVREDADDVDAVLERLSQIVTLDMASLERTREEIFARRPWVPVTIADRISWEEMSSVAVNAPALPGVNPEVGLSRAYPMGADFAHVVGYVRNVPESYQERTGDTDPVLSIPDFQVGLLNVEEGLETTLRGQAGTKRVEVNANGRVMRELDRDPAVPGGDVQLTVDAGLQNYVEARLTGESAGAVVMDCQTGDIVALASAPTYDPSIFTRPLSATIYNGLLNDPYRPLSNKSTQGLYPPGSTYKMIVALAALEGGFVTPDETVNCPGHMEIGNRRFHCWRRGGHGRMNLSESISQSCDVYYYELAQRVGIENISAMARRLGCGVRHDLPLSSIAQGLAPTMEWKRQRFEQDWVVGDTLNASIGQGFVLSSPLHLAVMTARIASGKALEPSLIRSLGGVPQRRGEAPDLGIDPANLALVHQGMWRVNNHARGTAYRSRVMGDEFTIAGKTGTSQVRNITAAERAAGVIRNEDLPWERRDHALFVGFAPFDNPRYAVSVIVEHGGGGSAAAAPIGRDVLLRAQVGDVPPPELYPVSQRRAIQEMHENLPILESPPVPSGREPRRA; this is encoded by the coding sequence ATGAAACGCACCGCCAAAGAGATTGAGGACAGCACGCGCCAGATCGGCCGCCGCAGCCTTATCGTGGGCGGCCTCTTTGGGGGCACCGCGGCGGTTCTGGCCGGACGGATGCGGTATTTGCAGGTGGAGCGGGCCGATGATTTTCGGCTTCTGGCCGAGGACAACCGCATCTCTATCCGGCTTCTGCCGCCTGAGCGTGGACTGATCTTTGACCGCACGGGTGTGCTTCTGGCGGGCAATGAGCCGGTCTACCGGATCACCTTCGTGCGCGAGGACGCAGATGACGTGGACGCGGTGTTGGAGCGGCTCAGCCAGATCGTGACGCTCGACATGGCATCCCTTGAGCGGACCCGCGAAGAAATATTCGCGCGCCGTCCCTGGGTGCCTGTTACCATCGCCGACCGCATTTCGTGGGAAGAGATGTCGTCGGTCGCCGTCAACGCCCCCGCCCTTCCGGGTGTGAACCCCGAGGTTGGCCTGTCGCGCGCCTATCCCATGGGCGCGGATTTCGCCCACGTTGTGGGCTATGTGCGCAATGTCCCGGAGAGCTATCAGGAGCGGACGGGCGACACGGACCCTGTCCTCAGCATCCCCGATTTTCAGGTCGGCCTTCTGAACGTGGAAGAGGGGCTGGAGACGACGCTAAGGGGCCAGGCCGGCACCAAACGCGTGGAGGTCAATGCCAATGGCCGCGTGATGCGGGAGCTGGATCGCGACCCGGCGGTGCCCGGCGGCGATGTGCAGCTGACAGTGGATGCAGGCCTACAGAATTACGTCGAGGCGCGGCTGACCGGCGAAAGCGCGGGCGCTGTGGTGATGGATTGCCAGACGGGCGATATCGTGGCGCTGGCGTCTGCGCCGACCTATGACCCCTCGATCTTCACACGGCCTTTGTCGGCCACGATCTACAATGGGCTGCTCAACGATCCGTACCGGCCCCTCTCGAACAAATCGACGCAAGGCCTCTACCCGCCCGGATCAACCTACAAGATGATTGTGGCCCTGGCCGCGCTGGAAGGTGGCTTTGTCACCCCCGACGAGACGGTCAATTGCCCCGGTCATATGGAAATCGGCAACCGCCGCTTCCATTGCTGGCGGCGGGGCGGGCATGGGCGGATGAACCTGTCTGAAAGCATCTCGCAATCGTGCGACGTCTACTATTACGAACTCGCCCAGCGGGTCGGGATCGAGAATATCTCGGCCATGGCACGGCGTCTGGGCTGTGGGGTGCGTCATGATCTGCCGCTGTCGAGCATCGCCCAAGGCCTTGCGCCAACGATGGAATGGAAGCGGCAGAGATTTGAGCAGGACTGGGTCGTGGGCGACACGCTGAATGCCTCCATCGGGCAAGGCTTCGTGCTGTCCTCACCCCTGCATCTGGCGGTGATGACCGCCCGGATCGCAAGCGGCAAGGCGTTGGAGCCGTCGCTGATCCGGTCGCTTGGGGGTGTGCCGCAGCGGCGCGGGGAGGCCCCGGATCTGGGAATCGACCCGGCCAATCTGGCGCTGGTCCATCAGGGCATGTGGCGAGTGAACAATCATGCGCGCGGCACGGCCTATCGCAGCCGCGTCATGGGAGACGAATTCACCATCGCAGGCAAAACCGGCACCAGCCAGGTCCGCAACATCACTGCGGCAGAGCGCGCCGCAGGTGTGATCCGCAATGAGGATTTGCCCTGGGAACGGCGCGACCATGCGCTGTTCGTGGGCTTTGCACCGTTCGATAACCCGCGCTACGCCGTCTCGGTCATCGTGGAACATGGCGGCGGTGGGTCGGCGGCTGCCGCCCCCATCGGCCGCGATGTGCTGCTACGCGCACAAGTCGGCGATGTGCCCCCGCCGGAACTCTACCCCGTCAGCCAGCGCCGGGCCATTCAGGAGATGCACGAGAACCTCCCGATCCTTGAAAGTCCCCCGGTGCCTTCAGGGCGGGAGCCGCGGCGCGCATGA
- the mreC gene encoding rod shape-determining protein MreC, translated as MARDTYDDSYSRPVRRLLLAVLVLFLLSLVLIWRIDNPRVERIRAAIIDRYVPNMEWVMAPVTGIARMAEDFQSYTRLFEQNQELRRELQQMRAWREAALQLEQENARLLDLNRVQLDPELTFVTGIVLADSGSPFRRSVLLNVGARDGILDGWATMDGLGVVGRISGVGDRTSRVLLLTDAASRIPVTIQPSGQQALLMGDNTGTPILDFIDDDEDVAAGDRIVTSGDGGLFPPGLLVGQVVFTSDRRMRARMSADLQRLNFMRVMRSHPGTTLDSPADLIGPPWPPEGMELDDEGELIPLDSARALVTE; from the coding sequence ATGGCCCGGGACACCTACGACGATTCCTATTCCCGCCCCGTCCGGCGTCTGCTGCTGGCGGTGCTGGTGCTGTTTTTGTTGTCACTTGTGCTGATCTGGCGGATCGACAATCCGCGCGTTGAACGCATCCGCGCCGCGATTATCGACCGGTATGTGCCCAACATGGAATGGGTCATGGCTCCCGTCACCGGCATAGCGCGGATGGCGGAAGACTTCCAAAGCTACACGCGGCTGTTCGAGCAGAACCAGGAACTCCGCCGCGAATTGCAACAGATGCGAGCCTGGCGCGAGGCGGCGCTGCAGCTGGAACAGGAAAACGCGCGTCTGTTGGACCTGAACCGCGTGCAATTGGACCCGGAACTGACCTTCGTGACCGGGATCGTGCTGGCGGATTCGGGCTCGCCCTTCCGGCGCTCGGTACTGCTGAACGTGGGCGCGCGCGATGGCATCCTGGACGGATGGGCCACGATGGACGGGCTCGGCGTCGTGGGCCGGATCTCGGGCGTGGGCGACCGCACCAGCCGCGTTTTGTTGCTGACGGATGCCGCCAGCCGCATTCCGGTAACGATCCAACCCTCCGGCCAGCAGGCCCTGTTGATGGGCGATAATACCGGCACGCCAATCCTCGATTTCATTGACGATGATGAAGATGTAGCCGCAGGCGACCGCATCGTGACGTCCGGCGATGGTGGCCTGTTTCCGCCCGGTCTTCTGGTGGGACAAGTGGTCTTCACGTCCGACAGGCGCATGCGTGCGCGCATGTCTGCGGACCTGCAACGCCTGAACTTCATGCGGGTGATGCGCAGCCATCCGGGCACGACGCTCGACAGCCCCGCCGACCTCATTGGTCCGCCCTGGCCGCCGGAAGGTATGGAGCTGGATGACGAGGGTGAGTTGATCCCACTCGACAGCGCGCGCGCATTGGTCACAGAATGA
- a CDS encoding 2-isopropylmalate synthase, which yields MTSENRVLIFDTTLRDGEQSPGATMSHDEKLEIATLLDEMGVDIIEAGFPIASEGDFNAVSEIAKNATKSTICGLARANFKDIDRAWEAVKHAKSPRIHTFIGTSPQHRAIPNLTMDEMADRIHETVTHARNLCDNVQWSPMDATRTGWDYLARTVEIAIKAGATTINIPDTCGYTAPVESADLIRRLIAEVPGADEIIFATHCHNDLGMATANSLAAVDGGARQIECTINGLGERAGNTALEEVVMAMKVRHDIMPYTSGIDTTKIMHLSRRVATVSGFNVQPNKAIVGKNAFAHESGIHQDGMLKSADTFEIMRPEDVGLSETNIVMGKHSGRAALRSKLKDLGYDMADNQLNDLFVRFKALADRKKEVFDDDLIALVTDAGSDGEGHLEVKFLRVICGTEAPQSADLTLRVGDTDHQATAQGDGPVDAAFNAVKAVFPNEAALQLYQVSAVTEGMDAQATVTVRVEEGGRIATGQSADTDTVVASVKAYVNALNRLIVRREKTGGDVREVSYKDVG from the coding sequence ATGACCTCTGAAAACAGAGTCCTGATTTTTGACACCACCCTGCGCGATGGCGAGCAATCGCCGGGCGCAACCATGAGCCATGATGAGAAGTTGGAGATTGCCACGCTTCTGGATGAGATGGGCGTCGACATCATCGAGGCGGGCTTCCCGATTGCCAGCGAGGGCGATTTCAACGCCGTGTCCGAGATCGCGAAAAACGCCACAAAGTCCACGATCTGCGGGCTGGCGCGCGCCAACTTCAAGGACATCGACCGAGCGTGGGAGGCGGTGAAACACGCCAAATCGCCGCGCATCCACACGTTTATCGGGACCTCTCCGCAACACCGCGCGATCCCGAACCTGACCATGGACGAGATGGCCGACCGCATTCACGAAACGGTCACTCACGCCCGCAACCTCTGTGACAATGTGCAATGGTCGCCGATGGACGCCACGAGGACGGGGTGGGACTATCTGGCCCGCACCGTGGAGATCGCGATCAAGGCGGGCGCCACGACAATCAACATCCCCGATACCTGCGGCTATACGGCGCCGGTGGAAAGCGCAGATCTGATCCGTCGTCTGATCGCGGAGGTGCCGGGCGCGGACGAGATTATCTTCGCCACGCATTGCCACAACGATCTGGGCATGGCGACTGCGAACTCCCTGGCGGCGGTCGACGGCGGCGCGCGGCAAATTGAGTGTACCATAAACGGTCTGGGGGAACGCGCGGGCAACACCGCCTTGGAAGAGGTCGTGATGGCCATGAAGGTCCGCCACGACATCATGCCCTACACCTCCGGGATCGACACCACCAAGATCATGCACCTGTCTCGCCGGGTGGCGACGGTGTCCGGCTTCAACGTGCAGCCCAACAAGGCCATCGTCGGCAAGAACGCCTTTGCCCATGAGTCTGGCATCCATCAGGACGGGATGCTGAAATCCGCCGATACGTTTGAAATCATGCGCCCGGAGGACGTCGGGCTGAGTGAGACGAATATTGTCATGGGCAAGCACTCCGGTCGCGCGGCGTTGCGGTCCAAGTTGAAAGACCTGGGCTATGACATGGCCGACAACCAGCTGAACGACCTGTTCGTGCGGTTCAAGGCGTTGGCGGACCGGAAGAAAGAGGTCTTCGACGATGACCTGATCGCGCTGGTCACCGATGCCGGGAGCGATGGTGAAGGTCATCTGGAGGTGAAATTCCTGCGTGTGATATGCGGGACGGAGGCGCCGCAAAGCGCCGACCTGACCCTGCGCGTGGGCGACACCGATCACCAGGCCACGGCCCAGGGCGACGGCCCCGTGGACGCGGCCTTCAATGCGGTCAAAGCGGTCTTCCCCAATGAGGCGGCGTTACAACTCTATCAGGTGAGCGCCGTGACCGAGGGCATGGACGCCCAGGCCACCGTGACCGTGCGGGTCGAAGAAGGCGGGCGCATCGCCACGGGCCAGTCGGCGGATACCGATACGGTCGTGGCCAGCGTGAAAGCGTATGTGAACGCCCTCAACCGCCTGATCGTACGGCGAGAGAAGACGGGCGGCGACGTGCGAGAGGTCAGCTACAAGGACGTAGGGTAG